The genomic interval AGTTCTGACGGGGAATGATCTGGCGATCGACATGGTGATGTACGGCAGCGACTACTTGCTGGGACTGAGCACCTTTGCCCCGGACGCCTTTGCTCGTCGCGATGCGATGTGGGAAAGTGGCGATCCAGGGTTCTATGAGTTGAACGATTTGCTGCAGTATTTGGGCGCGTACACGTTTCGTCCCCCGGTACCCGCCTACAAACACTCCGCCGCCATGTTCTTGAACTTGCGCGGCCGGATCGCAACCGATCGAACTTATCCTGGATCTCCCACCCGCGCTGAAAGTGACCTGGAAGTGCTGCAGAGTATTTCGACCGATCTGAACCGATTGATGGAGGCATAGAGCAATGGCATTTCCAAGAGTAGCAAGCCTGAAGACACACGACGAGTTCGTGAATCGACTTCGAGAACTGGGAATCGATTTGGAGAGTGATGCGGAAGTTCAATCGGGTGAGAGCAGCGTGCTTGCTCAGGCCGCGTCGGTCGATGGGATGCGAATCGGAAATCGATTTTGCATCTTGCCGATGGAAGGCTGGGACGGAACAGCCGACGGGAAACCGACCGAGTTGACGCGACGGCGTTGGCGGAATTTTGGTCTCAGCGGTGCCAAGTTGATGTGGGGTGGGGAAGCGGTGGCGGTCCGGCATGACGGCCGAGCCAACCCCAATCAACTGTGCATGACGGCCGACAACGCATCCGACATCGAGTCGCTACGCAACGAGTTGGCCGACGCACACTTTGAACATTTCGCCGACGACGGCGACTTGCTGGTCGGTCTGCAGTTGACCCATTCGGGACGCTTTGCTCGTCCGAACGAAAAGAGCAAAGCCGAACCACGTACCGCGCAGCGTAATCCTGTTTTGGATGCACGATTGAATATCCATGACGACTCGGCGTTGTTGTCTGACGACGATTTGAAACGACTGATCGACGATTTTGTCGCCGCGTCCGTGCTTGCCCAGAAAATCGGATTCACTTTTGTCGATATCAAACACTGCCACGGCTACTTGGGGCATGAGCTGCTCAGTGGAGTGGACCGGGTGGGCCAGTTCGGCGGCTGCTTTGAGAACCGAACACGATTCTTGCGACAGATCGTTTCGGGGATCCGCACGGAAGCCCCCGGGCTGAAGATGGGTGTCCGTGTCAGCATCTTCGATTTTCTGCCTTACACCAAAGGGCCAGACGGAACCGGAGTTCCGGAGCCCTCAGCGGATGGTCGTTTGGCTTTTGGTAGCGACGCCAGTGGCAGCAAGATCGATTTGGATGAGCCGTCTCAGTTCATGGACTTGCTCAAAGAACTCGGCATCCGCTTGGTCTGCACGACTGCGGGCAGCCCCTACTACAATCCCCACATCCAACGTCCTGCGTACTTTCCACCGAGTGACGGATATCAGCCGCCGGAAGATCCGTTGGTAGGCGTTGCCAGACAAATCGCGGCGACCGCCGAACTGAAACGTCGTCATCCCGATTTATTCTTCGTCGGTTCGGGCTACACCTATCTACAGGACTGGCTGCCCAACGTCGCCCAAGCCGCTGTGCGAACCGGTGCGGTGGACTCGGTCGGTCTGGGACGGATGGTGCTGTCGTATCCCGATTTGCCCGCCGATGTGATTGCCGGAAAAACGATGACGCGCAAGAAGGTCTGTCGAACGTTCAGCGATTGCACGACGGCACCGCGAAATGGAATCGTCAGCGGCTGTTATCCGTTGGACCCGTTCTACAAAGCGATGCCAGAAAGGGATCAGTTGAACGCATTGAAGAAAGAAGCGTGAGTGCAAGGGAACGCTGTTCCCCGTTTGACCCGTAGCCAACGGCGCAGGCGGCAGCGGCGTTTGATTTACCTGTAGTGGACGAGGTTACGAACCATCGACACGGTTCTTCGCTACAGGGACTGGGCTGTTCAAATTTGGTGTTGGCATTGATTTTTCAGTGTATGTTTTTGTTCCATGCATCGCAATCAAAGTGAGCCTCAGGCGCTAGCCGTGGGCCGGCACCACAATCCGCCTCAGGCGCTAGTGGGCCGTTGATTTAGTGAGCCGCGACGCGTAAGCGGCCGGGCCTACCGCATTGGCCGGTGCCTTACGGCCCACGGCTCACCCTTGCGTTCCCAATTTCGATTAAATCAACAGGCCACTAGCCGTGGGCCGGCACCACAATCCGCTTCAGGCGCTAGCCGTGGGCGGGCACCACAATCCGCTTCAGGCCCACGGCTAGCGCCTGAGGCTCACTGGGACCACCAGCTGCGCCGGCAGTGGGGACATGAATCCGCGCAAACCCAAAAAGACACAACCCCAACGTTTTGACAGCCCAGCGTCTTGCCCAGCTTCACGCCGCAACACGCATTCCCTTCACGCGCCGTGCGATGTACACAGCCGGCAGCACCAAGGCCAGCCACGGGATGATTGCGACGACAAAGATGACCAACTGCTGAAACAAGGCCAACAACGATCCGAGCGAGCCCACCCAAGAGTCACCGATTCGTGAAGCGAACGTGGGTGCTGCGGCGGGTTGGTACTCGGCACGTTCTCGGCAGTTGATCGTTACGGTTGCCAAGGTGGTTCGATCGGACAAGTATCGCATGCGTCCTTCCATGCGTTCGATTTCTTCACGCACGCGAGCCAATTCATTCTCGATGGACAGCACATCGGTCAACTTGCCCGTGCGCTCGTCCAGCATCTTGAGGATACGTTTTTCAAGTTCACGTTTGTTGGCGACACGCGCCGTGATGTCGACGAACTCTTCCGTCACATCTTGCGCGTTTTCTTGACGCGATTCCGCGAATCCTTGCTCGGCAACACCGCCCATCAGGTCGTGGTAGTTTTCCACGGGGACGCGGACGATCCAACTGCCCGATTGTTGGTCGCTGTACTGCCGATTCGTGTCCCGTTTGCTGATATAGCCGCCCAACTGACTGACGAGTCGAGGCAGCGCGGACTCGAAAGCGGTGTAGTCTTGTACGATCAATCCGATCGTGGACGTATAGATGATGCGCCGATTTGCGTCAGCAGCCGAGCCGGACGTCGACACCAGTTGGACTGCTTCGCTTGACGCTTTCTCGTTGCTCGAAGTCGTCACATCATCGTAGTCCAGCGACTCGGTATCCACCGAATCGTAGCCGTGCGATTGCCCTATTTGCTCGTACGGATTGGCGCCGCACCCCGATATCCAGAAACAGAACACCGTCAGAAGGGGCAGGCTGATGCGACGATGAGAGGGCGCCATGGGAGTGTCCTGCTAAAATGTGACGAAGCGAATTTCGAAAGAATCCTGAGTCACAGAGAAGACGACACACGTGACGTTTCGGATTTCGAAAACAGCCAAAACTCCATCGCGGGCGGATTCCCACTAAACTGAAGGACTGCAAAACGCGGTCTTTTCTGGAAAATCTGGTGATTCAGATTTTTTTGCGTGCGCCTCCGCTTTCTCGTCGCACTACATCGGTGACACCATGATGACTCAACCGCAAACAACCGATGACCAGCCGGTCACCCCCGAATCGCTGAACCAGCGATCCGACGGCGAATTGCTGGACGCTTGGTTTCGTGACTCGCATCACGATGCCTTTGCGCAGTTGGTGCGGCGATACAGCGTGATGGTGTTGAGCGTTTGTCAGCGTCGCTGCCGGACACCGGCCGACGTCGACGATGCGTATCAATCCACTTTTTTGCACCTCGCCCACCGTGGTCGCTCCATCCGCCATCCCGAGCGGCTGCCGGGCTGGTTGCATCGGGTCGCGCAGCGATCTGCGATGGCAACTTTGCGGATGCACAACACAGAAAACTCTGCCATGATCGAGCCTGCAGCAAAGACGACCGATCCGCTGGAACAGATCACGCGTCAGCACGAAGCGATCGTGATGGATGAGGAACTGGCGAGTTTGCCGGAGTCCTACCGAGCCGTCTTGGTCATGCACATGAGCGATGACTGTTCGCTGCAACGCATGGCCGAGCAGTTTCAGACGACGCTTGGCAGCATCCGCGGTCGGCTGCATCGCGGCAAGAAAAT from Stieleria varia carries:
- a CDS encoding NADH:flavin oxidoreductase, which codes for MAFPRVASLKTHDEFVNRLRELGIDLESDAEVQSGESSVLAQAASVDGMRIGNRFCILPMEGWDGTADGKPTELTRRRWRNFGLSGAKLMWGGEAVAVRHDGRANPNQLCMTADNASDIESLRNELADAHFEHFADDGDLLVGLQLTHSGRFARPNEKSKAEPRTAQRNPVLDARLNIHDDSALLSDDDLKRLIDDFVAASVLAQKIGFTFVDIKHCHGYLGHELLSGVDRVGQFGGCFENRTRFLRQIVSGIRTEAPGLKMGVRVSIFDFLPYTKGPDGTGVPEPSADGRLAFGSDASGSKIDLDEPSQFMDLLKELGIRLVCTTAGSPYYNPHIQRPAYFPPSDGYQPPEDPLVGVARQIAATAELKRRHPDLFFVGSGYTYLQDWLPNVAQAAVRTGAVDSVGLGRMVLSYPDLPADVIAGKTMTRKKVCRTFSDCTTAPRNGIVSGCYPLDPFYKAMPERDQLNALKKEA
- a CDS encoding DUF4349 domain-containing protein; protein product: MAPSHRRISLPLLTVFCFWISGCGANPYEQIGQSHGYDSVDTESLDYDDVTTSSNEKASSEAVQLVSTSGSAADANRRIIYTSTIGLIVQDYTAFESALPRLVSQLGGYISKRDTNRQYSDQQSGSWIVRVPVENYHDLMGGVAEQGFAESRQENAQDVTEEFVDITARVANKRELEKRILKMLDERTGKLTDVLSIENELARVREEIERMEGRMRYLSDRTTLATVTINCRERAEYQPAAAPTFASRIGDSWVGSLGSLLALFQQLVIFVVAIIPWLALVLPAVYIARRVKGMRVAA